The Brassica napus cultivar Da-Ae chromosome C7, Da-Ae, whole genome shotgun sequence genomic interval GCTCCATGTAGCTCGTCTAGTAAATGATCAATTACCGGAATTGGATATTTATCCGGTACTGTCGCACGATTCAACGCCCTGTAATCAACACAGAAACGAAAGGAACCATCCTAATAACACAGGATTGGAGAAGGGGCTTGTACTAGGCTGGATAATCCCTGACGACAACATTTTTGTAACCATTTGTTCCATCACCATTTTACTAGCATGAGGGTATCGATAGGGTCTCACCGAAACTGCTGAGACACCTGGTACTAGTGTGATGGAGTGCTCTTTACCTCGTACAGGCGGCAGACCTGTTGGAATTGTGAACACATCCTTGTATTGTGTTTGAAATTTAGAGAGTTCTGAGGGTTTATCTGGAGTCGACGATGAGGCAGTAGAGTGAGCAAAGAGCACTTCTCTTCCTACTTTACTCACTGTACAGACTGGAGACAACGACTTGAAAGAAAATATTTGTGCCATGAAGGGATCTTTCTCCCAACAATGTCACTCTGTTTCCTTGATAGACAAAGGAAAGGACCTGCTCCTTCCAATCCACTTCACATTTGCCTAACGTTTCAAGCCACTGAATGCCAAGTATTACATCGACGTTTCCCAGTTCGAGAGAGATGAAGTCACTTGTGAAGTTGGTCTTGTTTAATTGGAAAATGACTGATCGGCAAACTCCCAATGCGTTCACAGTCACCCCATTTCCCAACATCACGTTCAAGTTATTATCCGCACAAACTTTTAGTCGTACCTTGTTCACAACTTCAGGTGATATGAAGTTGTGAGATGCTCCGCTATCGAGCATGACGATCACCTCTCCATTGTGATGTAACCACGCATCTTTGTTGTTCTTGGAGATTCAATACCCAAATATGCGTTTAGAGACAGGGTATGAAGGATCTGTTGTGCCTCCTCTCGCTCTTGTTCTTCTTCGAAAGGGTTCAGAACTTCCAATTCTAAGCCATTGATCACTGTAAGTACTCGTAATGATCGGTTTGGGCACTCAAATCTGTGTTGTGGAGTCCATGGATCTTGATATCTGAAGCAGACATTCTCCTTTCTCATTCGGTTGAGATCGTTATCAGAGAACTGTTGTCTTGGTCTGAGATTAGTCTTCTTAGTGCCCACGTTCTCCTTGTTAGCATCATTTTCTGTTTTCTGAGTCTCTCCATGTTTCTTTGCTACTTGATCCGCAGGACGGGGGTTGTACAATTGTCTATGTTGACCTCTTGTAAAGTCTCCCTTTCCCGCTAGCTGATCACTTTACAGAACGCGGTGCTTTGCATCTTTAGGACTGCCAGTTTATGATCCGTCAAACTCACTGGTTCCTTCATTCGTATGACCTCTTTCATTTCTGGTTTCATCCCGTAAAAAAACACCTTTATCAGATTCTTCTCATCGATTCCAGTAACCTGATTCCGCAATGCTTCAAACTCATTAACGTAGTCTACAATATCCCCCTCTTGTCTCAAGCAAAACAATTGTGCTGCTGGATCATTATCAATAGGTTCTCCAAATCTGTCCAACATTCTTTTGGTAAACCGATTCCAGCTTACAAATGGAAAACTGATAGTTTCCCCATTGAACCACTGTAACACTGGCCCTTCTAGGATCAATGAAACCAAGTGTAGCTTCTATTCCTCATTGTAGTTACCAATCCTGAAAAATCTTTCAACACGAGAAATCCACTCGAATGACAAAGATCCATAAAACACAGGCATATCAATCTTCCTCAGCATTGTATCTCGATTTGCATGTGTATTGTGGATTCCCTGATAACCTAACGAAAATGAAGATCATTCGGGATCAGAAAGAATTATCGGTACCTGTTTGTCTTGATGTTGTGAGGTTGATGCAATTTCTTTGCCTGGCCGTTGAGTGACCGCTGCGTTTCCCTCGATTCAAGTTAGAATTTCTGTTATCGTCGACATTCGCTTCTCCAAAGATTCGAATCTGGTGTTTGATTTCGTTCCGATCTTGTCAATCTTCTTCTCAACTGAATCGAACTGCTTCGCCACCGAATCGAATCTCTCCATCGTCGCTCGATCGTTTCGAGCCACCATCTCGTAACCTAGTCGTAACCACTCCACCTCGTCGAGAAGTCGTTGTACATTTGCTGATTGTGGTATTGCTGAGCTCGGTGTCACCGCTAACTCCTCACCGCTTCTCGTATCTTCCATCTCTGTAACGTCGCGTTGCCTCCGTTCAGTTTCACTGCACCAATGATAGATTTATGATATCAGTAACTCAAGAACAATGTAATACTCTTCCGATTATCAATGAATCAATGTAATACAACTCGAGTGTTAATCGATCCAAGCTCTCATGACGAACTCAGAACAGATTCACCAGTCTCATAACGACTGTGTAGCTAAGACTCATATCGTCTTTCACATACAATTTAAAgcttaagaaaatacaaaatgaaCTACACTCTTTATTTAATAACTAGCTTCACTCTTCTCCGTAACGGCAAGCCTCTAACTGATTCAGAAGTTTCGACTTCACTCATAACAGACTTCTAAACTGTTTCCAACTACTCCAGCCACGTCAGCTTCTACTTCTTTATTCTTATTTCTCTGGAAGTAAGCTCTTTGATACCTATCAGGGTGCAATCTCAGTCCTTCCTTGACGACAGCTTGCAAATACGGAATGTTGGGTAGATCTGTTTCCTGAATCAACCTTGTTTTCTCTACAACCGAATCTATTTCTTCTCTCAATCTCTCTAAAATCTTTGCCATTGTCCATTGTATAGTGTTCGTTGACGTGTCAGTATTTGCAGCGAAAAGATCCTGTACAAGCATACATTACAACCAAATGGTAATGGATTAGTTTCTCGATTTAATGAATCCACatacaacagaaaaaaaaaaactttttaccACGAACAAAGCCTTGATATGGTTCCTAGTGATCTTATACTCTGCTGTTTTACATAGGGATGTTAATATGGGAaatggaaaaatatttaatcaattgtATAGTTAAATTAGTTAATAGCCTAGCTATTTTAAAATCCTTAGTTTTACCTTGACAAGCTTCCAATAGTACGTCCAACATCTCACAGCTTTGGTTATGGTCCTCCTCATATTCCACAAGACTCTTCTCCAACACCTTGTTGTACCTGGAGGAAATACTGACTAAATCTTTTTGAAAACTGCGATCCCGAGCTTCGAAAGCGGCTTGCGCAAGATAGCCGCCAAGAAAAACTTCTTTGATAAGACATCTGTTTCAGCCACTAACCCCCTCACTTTCTCTGCATGATCACTCTTTCCCATAAGCATCTTGCACATGTTGTTGCTTATTAGCTTCATAGCTTCCTCAGCGATCTCAACGCTCTCCTTCTTCGTTGCCTTGTCTACAAGATTCAAGTAAAACCGATTTACCTCATCCGCGCGGACGCCTCGTGACCTCTCGAGGGCCTGAGGTCCGAGGAGCTTTGTGGTGATGAGCTTTTTATGAATTTCCAGTAATCTCCGTAAGGAGCGGTAGCGAGGCCGGAAGATCCAAAGAAAAGAGACCCTTCGTTCGTAGGGAGGTTGCGAGTTGAAACGTTCATGTCTTGCGCCCTAAAGATCTCATAGGCTATTGAGGCAGAGGAGACAAGGAGTATGGGAACGATTAAGACACGAAGATAGAGGATAGGTCCGTACTTGGAGGAGAGTTTATGTAAAGATTTGTGGACTAGAAGAGAGAGGAGAAGGTGCAGATGGCCGATGATTGGAAGCGAGGGAGGGCTGGGAGGCAGATCACATCCTTGTGAGTCATTTGGTTTCTTGAAGAAGAAATAGTAACAGAGAAATGAAAAGAGGCAAATGATGATAAAGATGAAACCGTTTTCAAAGTGAACAATGAAAGTTGCTGCCATTGTTACTCAATGAGTATTCTTTTGTCAAGAATCCATTGGTAAGAACCCATAATGGGCTCtaatcaataatttagtaattAATTTAGTGATTTGAAAGGTTCAGAACATTTGTTAGTCTAATTTAATTTCTCATCGTCCAATGGGAGAACCTCATTgagattcttaattttttaattttattttttaaagttgaaTGATTGGATTTCATAACATGaaagaacataaaaatttaaataaaaaagacataacaacatattaaaaatacaaatacaaatcgtAAACGAGAAAAAACCGATTAGTTAAAATCTTGATTTATTCCAAAATTTTGCCATATATTCTCAACAAAATCAGCTTTCAATTGTTGATGTATTGTTTTATCACAAACTCGATTCCGAATGCTCATCATATTGCCGATATTTGAAGGCATATCTGTAGAAAGCGTGAAATCAACTTGTGAACTTTGGTTTGATTCCGGTTGTGCGAAAACTGTTTGTACTTGTATTTGAATCACAAGTGTCTTCTTGTGTCACATGTGTAATCACATATGTAGACTTGTATTTGCATTACTGGAAGACTTGTATTTGCATTCATAATGATTAAGGTTCGGATACATACATTTATTTGTGTCTTCTTGTGTCACAAGTGTACTCATATAATGCAATCACAACTTACGATATACAGTTATACAAAGGCGTTGTGAATGATTCGAATTTCAAACAAATCAGAGTACTGATCAGTAGTCACATCTCTTCTTGTAACTCCCATATCTTCTTGTGTCTACTCCCATGTCTTCTTGTCTCACATGTATTCTTCCACCTGCAAAAACAATGATCAGACACAAAGACAACAAACCAAGACGACAACAAAGACTTCAAACTAGCGATGAGAAGAACAAAGCCAAGAAACGGTTCAAAGTTTTCTTCCTCTCAGGCCCTTCTCTGATTTGTTCTTCTCTCCAAGAACGGTTCAAAGTCTTCTCCTTTCGAGTTCAACAAGAGAAGAGCTTATGGTTTTGACGAAACTGGTAAGAACAAGAAGaatctcaaaataaaaacacacaaactcaATCCCAACACTACTGCTTACGCACAGGTTAACATTACAGaatcttcaaaacaaaaaatcatattttgttgAATAACATTGAAAAATTAATCCTTTTTGAAGGTCCTTGGAACGGGAATGGACACAAAAGACTTCGTTTTCTCTATTACTCTTCTTTGATAAACAAAGATTCATCTTTAATGCTGAGAGGTAAAAAGTTCATACCTTTTTATTGTATGATATTGGTACTAAAATCAGTTACTGTATACTGTATGATTCTTGATCACTTATTGTCTCTAAGTTGATCACCTAATGGTCAAT includes:
- the LOC106413284 gene encoding cytochrome P450 705A22-like; translated protein: MAATFIVHFENGFIFIIICLFSFLCYYFFFKKPNDSQGCDLPPSPPSLPIIGHLHLLLSLLVHKSLHKLSSKYGPILYLRVLIVPILLVSSASIAYEIFRAQDMNVSTRNLPTNEGSLFFGSSGLATAPYGDYWKFIKSSSPQSSSDLRPSRDKATKKESVEIAEEAMKLISNNMCKMLMGKSDHAEKVRGYNKVLEKSLVEYEEDHNQSCEMLDVLLEACQAEYKITRNHIKALFVDLFAANTDTSTNTIQWTMAKILERLREEIDSVVEKTRLIQETDLPNIPYLQAVVKEGLRLHPDSETERRQRDVTEMEDTRSGEELAVTPSSAIPQSANVQRLLDEVEWLRLGYEMVARNDRATMERFDSVAKQFDSVEKKIDKIGTKSNTRFESLEKRMSTITEILT